In Planctomycetota bacterium, the genomic stretch GCATGGCCTGGGCGTGGACGTCGCCTGGCCGGGAGTAGGACTCCGGGCACCCGATCATATTCAGCGCGGCCTCGCCGGTCTTGTTGGAGGCGTCGCTATGGCAGTGCAGGTCGACGCGCAGGCCGTGATGCTGCGGCATGGCGGCATCGGCGAGCTTGGCGACGTCGCCGAGCGTGTCGACGAAGCCGGTCAGACCAAACGAGTCGGCCGAGTCGGATGGGAGGCGGTCGCTGAGGCGATGGGCCATGAGGTCGTATGAAAAGCAGGCCGTTGCGTTCGGCGTACGAGTACCGGCTGCTGCTATGAGAGACTATCACGCCACGACCGGCGACAACAACCTGCTTCCCCTGATCTGGCAACAACTAACGCACAAATCATGGTTGCCTTACAAGATGCTGACAGACGCCGGCGTTCACACGGTCATGTGCGTCGCCGAGGTGTCCGGAACGTCGGGCCTCGGGCGACCGCCGCTGCGGGCGAGGGCGGCTTTCACGAGCCCGACGAAGAGCGGGCTTGGCTCCAGCGGGCGGCTCGACATCTCCGGGTGCGCCTGCGTGCCAACGAAGAATGGATGGACGTCCGCCGGCAGCTCGAGGACTTGCATGATCGGCTGCTGCGGGTGCTTGCCGCTGAAGATCAGGCCACCTTCTTCGAGCTGATCGATGAACCGCGGGTCGACCTCGTACCGGTGCCGGAACCGCAGGCGAACGTACGGCCCGCGTTCGAGCTCGTCGGCGAAGAGCTCGCTGGCGATGGTTTGCGGACGGATCTCGACGTCCTTGCCGCCGAGTCGCATGTTCCCGCCAAGGCCTTCGATCTGCTTCTGCTCGGGCAGGATGTCGATGACCGGGTTCGCGCAACCAGGGTCGAACTCGGTGGAGTTGGCGTCCTCGATGCCGCAGACGTTGCGGGCGTACTCGATGACGGCCATCTGGAAGCCGAAGCAGATGCCCAGGTACGGCAAGCCGGTCTCACGGGCGTGTTTGACGCAGGCGATCTTGCCCTCTGACCCACGGGCACCGAAGCCGCCTGGGACGATGATGCCGTCGACGCCTTCGAGCTCCTTGGCGACGTTTGCGTCGGTGAGGTTGGTCGTCTCGACGCTCTTGAGCGCGACCTCCACGCCGCACGCGACGCCGGCGTGCTCGACGCTCTTGAGGATACTGGCGTAGGCGTCCCGCATCGCCGTGTACTTGCCGGTGATGGCGAGCGTTACGTGCTTCTCGCGTGGCTGCTGGATGCGACGGACAAAGCCACGCCACTTGTCGCGGGCCTCGTCCTCGTGAAGCTGATTGGCGCGGCTGTGCAGGTCGAGCAGCGTCATGACCTCGCGATCCAGGCCTGCCCCGCGGAGGGCTTCAGGGATCAGATAGACGCTCTCGACGTCGTGCATGCTGAAGACCCGCTGCATCGGGACGTTCGTGTACATGCTGATCTTCTGCCGAACCTTTTCGCTGACCTCGTCGGTGGCACGACAGGCGACGAGCTGCGGCTGGATGCCGACTTCCATCAGTCGCTTGATGCCCAGCTGGGCCGCCTTGGACTTCTGCTCGCCGAGAGCGTCGGGCTGAAGGATGTAAGTCAGGGCGACGAAGCAGACGCTTTCGGGCCCTTCCTCGTACGCGAGCTGACGGCAGGCCTCGAGGTAGAACGAGTTCTCGTAGTCGCCCACCGTCCCGCCGATCTCGACGAAGACGACGTCGGCGTCGCTCTTGGCGGCGAGTTCGCGGAGCTTGAGCTTCACTTCGCCCACGACGTGCGGGATGACCTGAACGTCGCGCCCGAGATAGCCGCCGTTGCGCTCCTTCTTCATTACCGACGACAGGATCTGGCCGTTGGTCGTGAAGTTGAGCTTGGACAGGTCCTGGCCGAGCAGACGCTCGTAGGTGCCGAGGTCCATGTCGGTTTCCTGCCCGTCGTCCAGGACGAAGACCTCGCCGTGGCGGAAGGGGTTGAGCGTGCCGGAGTCGAGGTTGAGGTAGCCCTCGCACTTGATGGGCGCGACCTTGAGGCCCTTGTCCTGCATCAGCTTGGCGAGGCTGGAGGCGAAGATGCCTTTGCCGAGCCCGCTGATGACGGTGCCCATGACGATGACGAACTTGTGTTTGCCGCGGGTGAAGCCGGCGGGCATGGGCGTGTAGAACTCGGTCTCGTCGCGCGTATGACCGGTGCTGGCGAGGAGTTCTTCGGCGTTCTTCATCGGAGTAAAGCGAAAGGGCGGCGGCGGGCGAGGCTATCAGCAGGAGGTGGTGGAGGCGCGTAACTTCTTCACAAAGGCGGCATATTGCTCGGGCGTGTCGATTCCCCCGGCATGACCAGCCGCTTCGACCCCAACGATCCGATGGCCGGTCTCGAGCGCCCGAAGCTGCTCCAGCGACTCCGAAAGTTCCGCCGGCGTTGGCGGGGTGGCAGCGATCTGGCGAAGGAAGCCGACGCGGTACGCGTAAACGCCCACGTGCAGCCGATAAGCCGGCGTGGCCGAGCGGGCGAAGGGAATCGGGCTCCGGCTGAACCAGAGGCACCCGACATCGCCCTGGCCGACGACGACCTTAACGAGCGCTGGGTTCGCCGGATCGGCGTCAGGCGGGAAGGGCACGACGACAGTGCCCATGACTGGTTCGTCGTGCCCGGCCATCCGACTTGCGAGCCGGGCGACGACGTCGGGATCGATCTCCGGCTCGTCCCCTTGGACGTTGACGACGACAACGTCGTCCGGCAGGTCGAGCTTCTCGGCGGCCTCCGCGACACGCTCCGTGCCGGTCCGGCATGCGGGTGAGGTCAGCAGGACGGTCGTCCCGAACGGCTCCAATGCCTCAACGACGGCCTCATCGTCCGCCGCCACGACCACCCGGCCGAGGTCCAAGACGCGATCGACCACGTGCTGCACCAGCGGCCGGCCGGTCTCGTCCGCGAGGACCTTGCGCGGGAACCGCTCACTCGCCAACCGGGCCGGGATGACAATGGTCGGCGATCGGGTTGTCGTTTGCTCCGGCGACGGCACCGGGCGCGGAGGGTACCACGAGTCGCTGATCATCGCGCTGGGCGCATCCCTGCGCGCCAATCACTCGCCCAAGCGCGGCCGGTGGGGCTCGAACCCACAACCTGCGGTTTAGAAGACCGCTGCTCTATCCAATTGAGCTACGGCCACGGGGCGAAGGCCGGAAAGCTTGAAGCTCAAAGCCAGAAGCTTGAAGGCCCGAGAAGCCTACGGCCGCGTAAGGACACCCGTCCGGTTCTTCAAGCTTCCACCTTCAGGCTTTCTGGACCCTTGCCGCGAGCGCTTCCAGCGTCACGCCCTTCCCGGGCTTCAGCTCGATCACACCCGCTGCCGTCACCTGGAACGGGCAGGTGGCACACTGCACGCGCCTGTCGCTCGGAGTCACGCCGGCCAGGCGTGGGTCGTCTTGCCCGCTCTCGAAAGTCGGCTGCTCGCCGGCGGCGTCGGCACGCTTCTTGAGCAGGTCGAGGATCAAATCGTCGATCTGCAGCGGCTCGGCGATTCGGTAGCTGGTGCCGGGATGCTTCGCGGCCGCCTGACTGGTCAGCGACGGGATGTCCTTCATCCAGTGCTTCCCTTTGGCCAGAAAGAAGGGCACCAGCGTGATGAGCGATGCCCCACGCTCGACGCACTTGGCGTAGGCGGCGGCGATGTCGGGCATCGCCAGCTCCATGTGGGCCGGCTCGACGACGGGCGTGGTGTCGCGGTGCCGGTCGGCGAAGAGGCGGGCGACCTCCTCGAGCATCTGGTTGCTCTCGGGACGACGCGAGCCGTGGTCGACGATAATGAGGCCTTCCGTCACGCCTCGACTTTAAGCAGTCGCAATGCCGCCTCGTGCACCGTCTGCGGTGAAAGGTCGCGCAGGCACCGCTGCGTCTGTGGCTCTGGCAGTGGGCACAGCTTCTGCTGGCACGGCTGACAGTCGAGATCGAGGAACACCTCGACCTCACGCGGGGCGTTGAGCGTCGTCCGCTGCGGATCCGTCGGGCCGAAGACCGTGACGGTCGGAGTGCCGGCGGCGACGGCGAGATGTCGGGCACCGGTGTCGTTGGAAACGACCAGATCGCACCGCCCCACAATTGCCTTGACGGCTGACAACGACAGCCCGTGATTGGCGAGGAGCGTGACGTCGCCGTCTGCCGCGATCGCCTCAGCCACGGCCTCCTCGCCCGGTGCGGTTGAGACGAGCACGCGAAAGCGGTCGGCCACCAGCTTGTGCGACAGGTCGGCGAAGTGCTTCGTCGGCCAAAGCTTCGCTGAGCCGTATCGCCCGCCCGGAACGAAGAGGGCTAACCGCTCGTCGCCGATCCCGCCCGAGATGAAGACGGCATCGGCGGCTTTGTCGTCATTGGGCGTGACGGCCAGGTCCATTCGGCGTCCGTCGGGCTCCAATCTGAACGCGGTCAGCAGGCCGAGGTAGTGGCGAATCGCCGGGACGATCGCGTGTGTCCGCCGAGGCCAGCGTCCGGTCATCACCGGCTTGACACCGTCGGTCAGCAACCAACTGCGGCCGTCTCGCGCGTAGCCGATTCGCCTCGGCACGCCCGCCAGCCGGGCCACGGCCGCCCAGCGAAAGGCGTTGGGCAGGAGCAACACCGCGTCGCAGCCCGTCGACTTCAGCGTCGCCGCCGATCGCAGCCAGCTCGATTTGTCGATCGGCACGACCTCGTCGACGGACGCCAGGCCTTCCATGACGACGGCATTGCCACGCCCGACGACGGCGACGATTGATGTTCCCGGCAGACCTTTGCGCAGCGCCCGCAGCAGCGGCGTGGCCATCATGCAGTCGCCCAGCCACGTCGGCAGGATGACTGCTAGTCGCTCGGGTGCGGGCGTCACTGCTGGTCTTCTGGCACGACGCCGTCGGAGAGTCCGCCGACGCAGGCCGGGAACGAGTGCAGAATCGCCAACGCCTGCGTCGCTGCCGTGTTCGAGCCACTTCGCGACGCGGCCGCCGCCTGTTGCGTCAAGGGCCGACTCTGCTGTTGAAGCGACGCGAACTCGCGGCCGTCGGCGATCGGCGGGGCTTGATACCGCTGGAGCCTCGAGCGGTCGACCTCGGCCGCCCAGCCCTGAGCGGTGGCGATGCGTTCGGACAGCTGCGGGTGGCTGCTGAGGAACCCCTGCAGGCCGCCTGCCTCGCCGCCTTGCTGTTCGAGCATCGCCGCGAAGAAGTCATCGAACTGGTCCGGGTCGTAGCCGGCGCGGATGTAGAACTCGAAGCCCAGCCGGTCCGCCTCGCGTTCGGCGTCGCGGCCGAACTGGAGGCCGACGACCTGCCCGCCGACGAGGGCGAGCCCGCCGACTGTCGCGGCCGTCTCGGTCCGACTGCCGTCTTCAGCCAAGACAGCGCCAAGCAGTCCGGCACCCGCCGCTGCCGCCATCAGGCCGTACTGCGTGTTCATCTTGTTCTGGACGTGCCGGCCGATGATGTGCCCGAACTCGTGACCCACAACCGCGGCAAAGGCGTCTTCCGTCGCACAGCCCTCAAAGAGTGCCGTGTACATGTACACGTGTCGGCCGCCGGTGGTGAAGGCGTTGGTGACCGGGCTGGCGACCATGTGAAACTGCACGTCCTCGAACATCCAATCCGACGCGTCGACACCGAATTGTTCAAGCTCGCCGGACTCGTACATGCCTCGCGCTGCCGCAATGATCTTGTCACCTACCGCTTGGACGTAGGCGTCGAGTTCCGGATCAGTGACGACTTGCGGCTCCAATTGCGTGTGGACGTCGTTGGCCTGGGCGATCACCTGCTGATCGCTCACGCAGCCGGCAAGCGTCGTGACGAGCAGCGTCACACAGACGGTGCAGACTCCTCGAAGCATGCCCAGATCGTACGGCAAACGGCTCAACGCGACACGGCTGCGCCGGCCAGCCGGGCGAGCAGCGTGTCGTACACCGACTTCGCAACCGTGTCTGGATCGCCCGTCGCGTCGATGACCGCATGACGATCGGGCTCGCGTTTTGCCAACTGGAGATAGTTCTGCCTGACGCCAGCGTGGTACTCGGTCGGGCGACGCTCGATGCGGTCCTTGTCAGCCACCTCGGTTCCCTCGAACAGCGGCACGTACTTCGGCACGACCCGCTGCTGGGCGATGTCGGTCGGGACGTCGAGGATCAGCGTCAGGTCCGGCGTGCAACCGGCCGTCGCAACGCGGGCGACGTCGGCGATGTCGTCGAACGTCAACCCGTCGCCGCCGAGCTGGTAAGCGTGGGTCGAGCTGAAGAACCGGTCTGCCAGGACGACCTCGCCGCGATCGAGCGCGGGCCGAATCGTCTCCGGCACGAGCTGCGCCCGGGCGGCCATGTAGAGCAGCATCTCGCACCGCATGCCGATCTGGCTTTGCGGATCGAGCAGCAGGTCGCGAATGCGTTCGCCGGTGGCGGTCGAGCCTGGATCTCGTACGGCGGCGACGGTCGCCCCTTCGTTGGTGAGCGTCTCGTGAAGCCGCTTCATCTGCGTGGATTTGCCGCAACCCTCGCCGCCGTCGAGCACGATGAACTTGCCCGAGAGCGGGTGGCGGTCCGGCATCGCGACGATCGTGGGCCGGCCGGGCGACAAGTCAACCGGCGACCGATCTGGCGGTGCCCGCGTAACCTCCGCCGCATGGCCGATGTCCACGAACCCGCCGACCGCTACGCCAAGCCCGGCAGCGGCAACGATCCGCAGTTTGCCAGTCTTCGCGATGCCTTCGTGCGGGTTTTCGGCGAGGACGACAGCGACGGCAATCCGCTCAACGACGCCCCGATCCACGTCGTCCGTGCCCCAGGCCGGGTCAACCTCATCGGCGAGCACACGGACTACTCCGAGGGCTTTGTCTTCCCGATGGCGATCGAGCCGCGGATCACGTTCGCCTTCCGCCGACGCAACGACAAGCAGATCCGCGTCGCCAGCGACCAGGACACGGACGGCAGCGTGACGACGTTCACCACCGACACCGAGACCGGCGAGCCGAAGTGGACCAACTACCTCCGCGGCCCGGTCGCACTGCTCCGCGAGCGGGGTGAGCTGTTGGTTGGGGCTGAGCTGTACCTGATGTCGAGCCTGCCCGTCGGCGCCGGGCTGAGCAGCAGCGCGGCGCTGGAGGTCGGCACGACGCGGGCGATGCTGCACCTCACCGGCGGGACGATGACGGATGCCGAGGTCGCTCTGATGTGCCAGCGAGCCGAGCAGGAGTACGCCGGTATGCCGTGCGGCATCATGGACCAGATGATCGTCGCTTCGGGCATGGCGGACCACGCGATGCTGCTGGATTGCCGGAGCTTGGAGGCGACGCACGTGCCGCTGCCGTCGGAGCACGTCGCCTTGGTGATCTGCGATTCGAAGGTCGAGCACGAACTGACGGACGGCGGATTTGCCGAGCGTGTCGAGTCGTGCAAGCAGGCGTCGGCCAAGCTCGGCGTGCCGTTCCTGCGCGACGCGACAACCGATCAGGTCGAGGCCAACAAGGACGCCCTGGGAGATCTTCTCTATCGCCGAGCCCGGCACGTCGTCGCAGAGAACGAGCGGTGCCTGGCGTTCGCCGAGGCCCTCCGCAGCGGCGACTATGCGTCGGCGGGCGAGCGGATGTACGAGAGCCATGCCAGCCTTCGCGACGACTACGAGGTCAGCACGCCCGAACTCGACGGGCTTGTGGAGGCGGCACGCGGCATCGACGGCGTCTTCGGCAGCCGCATGACCGGCGGCGGCTTCGGCGGGTGCACGGTCACCCTCTGCCATCCCGACGCCGCCGACGCCGTCCGCGATGGCTTGGCCAAAGCGGCCAAAGAGCTGTTCGGCGTCGACACGCTGCCGTTCGTCACCGCCGCGACGGTCGGTGCCCAGGTCGTCGACTGAGGAACACCTGATGACGACTGCCATCCTGCAACAACTGATCGCTGGCACAACGCTCTCGGAAGACGCGATGCGTCACGCATTGCAACACGTCATGTCCGGTGATGCCGAGCCGGCTTGGACGGGTGCGTTTCTGGCGGCTTTGCAGCAGAAGGGCGTCACGCCAAGCGAACTCGCCGCGGCGGCGGTGGTCATGCGGGAGCACGCGACGCCCATCGACACCGGCGACGTGGCCGGTGTCGTTGATACGTGCGGAACGGGTGGGACCGGCAGTGGGACGTTCAACATCTCCACGGCCGCCGCGATCGTTGCGGCGGCGTGTGGTGTGGGCGTTGTGAAGCACGGCAACCGGGCAGCTTCGTCCAAGACCGGCTCGGCTGACGTGCTCGAAGCGTTGGGCGTCGACCTTTCGGGCGACCCGAAGACGCAGTTCGAGCGGGCCGGCATCGCGTTCGCCTTCGCCCGCAATCACCATCCGGCGATGAAGCACGTCGCGCCGGTTCGGCAGGCGCTGGGCGTTCCGACGATCTTCAACCTGCTCGGCCCGCTGACCAACCCGGCGGGCGTGCGACGGCAGTTACTCGGCGTGAGTCGGCCGGAGTTGCTGGACCTCGTCGCAGGCGCTTTGCTCAAGCTCGGCAGCGAACGAGCTTGGGTCGTCCACTCCGACGACGGTCAGGACGACCTGTCGCCCGGCGTGCCGACACAGGTGGCGGAAGTGGTCGACGGCGAGGTGCGACGCTGGACCTTCGACCCGACGCCGCACGACCTTGCCGGAACGAAGGCAGAACTTCAGGCCGAGTCGCCAGAAGCGTCGGCGACCCTGATCCGCCGCATCCTCGACGGCGACGAGACTGGCCCGCCTCACAATGCGGTCCTCATCAACGCTGCAGCGGCGGTGGTCATCGCGGGCGGGCATGACGACATCGTCGATGCCCTCGACGCGGCACGCCATGCCATCGAGTCGGGTCGCGCAGCAGAGACGCTGGATCGCCTCGTCGGGTGACCTACACGAATTTTGACTTGAGCGTGCGCGTCTGAGAACGAGCCCCGAGTGTGAGCGAGCGCGTGTTCGGATCAGAAGTCGTGTTACACGTTGAACCGGAAGTGCACGACGTCGCCGTCTTGCATGACGTAGCCCTTGCCCTCGCTACGGAGTTTGCCGGCGGCTTTGATGGCGGACTCGCTCCCGTGCTCGACGAGGTCGTCGATGCCGAACACCTCGGCCCGGATGAAACCACGCTCGAAGTCGGTGTGGATGACGCCGGCTGCTTCGGGAGCGGCGGCACCGATGCGGACGGTCCAAGCACGAATCTCCTTCGGGCCGCTGGTGAAGTAGCTTTGAAGGCCGAGCATTTCGTACGCGGCACGCGCCAGCGACGCGAGTGCCGGCTCCTTGAGTCCGAGGTCACCCAGCATCTCGTCGCGTTCGTCGTCTTCCAACTCCGCCAGTTCGCTTTCGATCTTGGCACACACCGGCACGACCGTCGCGCCCTGCGTCTCGGCGTAGGCCCGCAGCTTCGTCGCGAGCGGGCCTTGGCCGTCGACGTCGTCTTCGTCGACGTTGGCGACGAAGAGGACTTTCTTGAGCGTGATCAGGCCGAAGCCTCTGAGGGCCTTGCGCTCCTCGTCGGTCCAGTCGAGTTTGCGGAGCGGCGTGCCGTCGTTGAGCGGGTCCTGGCACTTTTCGAGCAGAGCCTTCTGCTGCGTTGCTTCCTTGTCTCCGCCGCGGGCTTTCTTCGTGACGTTCTGCAGGGCACTCGAGACGACACCGACGTCGGCCAGGGCGAGTTCGAGATCGATCACTTCGGCGTCGTCGACGGGATCGACCTTGCCCGACACGTGCTGGATGTCGTCGTCCTCGAAGCATCGGACGACGTGTGCGATGGCGTCGGCTTCGCGGATGCTGCTCAGGAACTTGTTGCCCTTGCCCTCGCCCTTGCTGGCACCTTTGACGAGCCCGGCGATGTCGACGAATCGCACCTGGGCCGGGATGATCTTTTCGGTTTCCTGATACTTATTGAGGACATCGAGCCGCCCGTCCGGGACGGACACGACACCGACATTGGGCTCGATCGTCGCGAACGGGTAGTTGGCCGCGAGGATGCCCGCCTTGGTGAGGGCGTTGAAGAGCGTGGATTTGCCGACGTTGGGCAGGCCGACGATGCCGACTTCGAGACTCATGCCGCAGCGTAGTGCCGTGCCCTGTCCGTCATCCTGAGCGAGCGGAGCGAGTCGAAGGACCTCGCCCCGTGGGCTCGCGAAGGACCGGGCGAGGTCCCTCGGCTGCGCTCGGGATGATGGAGGGATTCAGAACTCGCGTCCGAGTGCTGTCCAGAGGTCGAGGTCGTTCGGGTCGTCCGATAGGAAGAGTGGGTTGTAGTCTCTGTCGAAGCCATCCTCGTCGACCGTCAGCCACGTCTGTCCCGCGACGTCGACGGCTTCCAGGACGGCCGTCGGGATGAATCGAGCGGCTCCGTGGCCGACGGCGACATTGATGCCGTCACCGTGGCGCTCGCGGACTTGGCTGGGCTTGTGGAAGAGGTCGCCGAGGATTGCGTCGCCATTGTGCTGCGTCAGCTTCGGCATCGGCTCAGGCGGCATGAGCGTGAGCGGGTTGGCGTCGGGCGAGATCTCGTCCTCGTCACTGGTACCTTCGGGCCAATCGATCATCGGCCGGGTGCCATATCCGAGGCGGGTCCGAAAGCTCGCGTCGTTGCCCGGCGGCCAGGCGTTGTTCTCGGTGTTTTGCTGGATTTGCGGGTCCTG encodes the following:
- the kdsB gene encoding 3-deoxy-manno-octulosonate cytidylyltransferase, yielding MPSPEQTTTRSPTIVIPARLASERFPRKVLADETGRPLVQHVVDRVLDLGRVVVAADDEAVVEALEPFGTTVLLTSPACRTGTERVAEAAEKLDLPDDVVVVNVQGDEPEIDPDVVARLASRMAGHDEPVMGTVVVPFPPDADPANPALVKVVVGQGDVGCLWFSRSPIPFARSATPAYRLHVGVYAYRVGFLRQIAATPPTPAELSESLEQLRALETGHRIVGVEAAGHAGGIDTPEQYAAFVKKLRASTTSC
- the tmk gene encoding dTMP kinase, producing the protein MPDRHPLSGKFIVLDGGEGCGKSTQMKRLHETLTNEGATVAAVRDPGSTATGERIRDLLLDPQSQIGMRCEMLLYMAARAQLVPETIRPALDRGEVVLADRFFSSTHAYQLGGDGLTFDDIADVARVATAGCTPDLTLILDVPTDIAQQRVVPKYVPLFEGTEVADKDRIERRPTEYHAGVRQNYLQLAKREPDRHAVIDATGDPDTVAKSVYDTLLARLAGAAVSR
- a CDS encoding CbiX/SirB N-terminal domain-containing protein, with protein sequence MTEGLIIVDHGSRRPESNQMLEEVARLFADRHRDTTPVVEPAHMELAMPDIAAAYAKCVERGASLITLVPFFLAKGKHWMKDIPSLTSQAAAKHPGTSYRIAEPLQIDDLILDLLKKRADAAGEQPTFESGQDDPRLAGVTPSDRRVQCATCPFQVTAAGVIELKPGKGVTLEALAARVQKA
- a CDS encoding M48 family metalloprotease, translated to MLRGVCTVCVTLLVTTLAGCVSDQQVIAQANDVHTQLEPQVVTDPELDAYVQAVGDKIIAAARGMYESGELEQFGVDASDWMFEDVQFHMVASPVTNAFTTGGRHVYMYTALFEGCATEDAFAAVVGHEFGHIIGRHVQNKMNTQYGLMAAAAGAGLLGAVLAEDGSRTETAATVGGLALVGGQVVGLQFGRDAEREADRLGFEFYIRAGYDPDQFDDFFAAMLEQQGGEAGGLQGFLSSHPQLSERIATAQGWAAEVDRSRLQRYQAPPIADGREFASLQQQSRPLTQQAAAASRSGSNTAATQALAILHSFPACVGGLSDGVVPEDQQ
- a CDS encoding CTP synthase, with amino-acid sequence MKNAEELLASTGHTRDETEFYTPMPAGFTRGKHKFVIVMGTVISGLGKGIFASSLAKLMQDKGLKVAPIKCEGYLNLDSGTLNPFRHGEVFVLDDGQETDMDLGTYERLLGQDLSKLNFTTNGQILSSVMKKERNGGYLGRDVQVIPHVVGEVKLKLRELAAKSDADVVFVEIGGTVGDYENSFYLEACRQLAYEEGPESVCFVALTYILQPDALGEQKSKAAQLGIKRLMEVGIQPQLVACRATDEVSEKVRQKISMYTNVPMQRVFSMHDVESVYLIPEALRGAGLDREVMTLLDLHSRANQLHEDEARDKWRGFVRRIQQPREKHVTLAITGKYTAMRDAYASILKSVEHAGVACGVEVALKSVETTNLTDANVAKELEGVDGIIVPGGFGARGSEGKIACVKHARETGLPYLGICFGFQMAVIEYARNVCGIEDANSTEFDPGCANPVIDILPEQKQIEGLGGNMRLGGKDVEIRPQTIASELFADELERGPYVRLRFRHRYEVDPRFIDQLEEGGLIFSGKHPQQPIMQVLELPADVHPFFVGTQAHPEMSSRPLEPSPLFVGLVKAALARSGGRPRPDVPDTSATHMTV
- the ychF gene encoding redox-regulated ATPase YchF, whose product is MSLEVGIVGLPNVGKSTLFNALTKAGILAANYPFATIEPNVGVVSVPDGRLDVLNKYQETEKIIPAQVRFVDIAGLVKGASKGEGKGNKFLSSIREADAIAHVVRCFEDDDIQHVSGKVDPVDDAEVIDLELALADVGVVSSALQNVTKKARGGDKEATQQKALLEKCQDPLNDGTPLRKLDWTDEERKALRGFGLITLKKVLFVANVDEDDVDGQGPLATKLRAYAETQGATVVPVCAKIESELAELEDDERDEMLGDLGLKEPALASLARAAYEMLGLQSYFTSGPKEIRAWTVRIGAAAPEAAGVIHTDFERGFIRAEVFGIDDLVEHGSESAIKAAGKLRSEGKGYVMQDGDVVHFRFNV
- the trpD gene encoding anthranilate phosphoribosyltransferase, whose product is MTTAILQQLIAGTTLSEDAMRHALQHVMSGDAEPAWTGAFLAALQQKGVTPSELAAAAVVMREHATPIDTGDVAGVVDTCGTGGTGSGTFNISTAAAIVAAACGVGVVKHGNRAASSKTGSADVLEALGVDLSGDPKTQFERAGIAFAFARNHHPAMKHVAPVRQALGVPTIFNLLGPLTNPAGVRRQLLGVSRPELLDLVAGALLKLGSERAWVVHSDDGQDDLSPGVPTQVAEVVDGEVRRWTFDPTPHDLAGTKAELQAESPEASATLIRRILDGDETGPPHNAVLINAAAAVVIAGGHDDIVDALDAARHAIESGRAAETLDRLVG
- a CDS encoding prepilin-type N-terminal cleavage/methylation domain-containing protein: MIRHARAFTLVELLVVIGIIALLVGILLPTLSRARASAQKTVCLANLRSGHQTLVLYANDHDLFVPLGYTRGWKQFNYVASRNTTFGGGFVEPDERPRWLGQLFVDGYLESGESWFCPSEQDPQIQQNTENNAWPPGNDASFRTRLGYGTRPMIDWPEGTSDEDEISPDANPLTLMPPEPMPKLTQHNGDAILGDLFHKPSQVRERHGDGINVAVGHGAARFIPTAVLEAVDVAGQTWLTVDEDGFDRDYNPLFLSDDPNDLDLWTALGREF
- the waaF gene encoding lipopolysaccharide heptosyltransferase II, which produces MTPAPERLAVILPTWLGDCMMATPLLRALRKGLPGTSIVAVVGRGNAVVMEGLASVDEVVPIDKSSWLRSAATLKSTGCDAVLLLPNAFRWAAVARLAGVPRRIGYARDGRSWLLTDGVKPVMTGRWPRRTHAIVPAIRHYLGLLTAFRLEPDGRRMDLAVTPNDDKAADAVFISGGIGDERLALFVPGGRYGSAKLWPTKHFADLSHKLVADRFRVLVSTAPGEEAVAEAIAADGDVTLLANHGLSLSAVKAIVGRCDLVVSNDTGARHLAVAAGTPTVTVFGPTDPQRTTLNAPREVEVFLDLDCQPCQQKLCPLPEPQTQRCLRDLSPQTVHEAALRLLKVEA
- the galK gene encoding galactokinase, which encodes MADVHEPADRYAKPGSGNDPQFASLRDAFVRVFGEDDSDGNPLNDAPIHVVRAPGRVNLIGEHTDYSEGFVFPMAIEPRITFAFRRRNDKQIRVASDQDTDGSVTTFTTDTETGEPKWTNYLRGPVALLRERGELLVGAELYLMSSLPVGAGLSSSAALEVGTTRAMLHLTGGTMTDAEVALMCQRAEQEYAGMPCGIMDQMIVASGMADHAMLLDCRSLEATHVPLPSEHVALVICDSKVEHELTDGGFAERVESCKQASAKLGVPFLRDATTDQVEANKDALGDLLYRRARHVVAENERCLAFAEALRSGDYASAGERMYESHASLRDDYEVSTPELDGLVEAARGIDGVFGSRMTGGGFGGCTVTLCHPDAADAVRDGLAKAAKELFGVDTLPFVTAATVGAQVVD